A single genomic interval of Mucilaginibacter robiniae harbors:
- a CDS encoding DUF6377 domain-containing protein: MKISLTLISFFILNIAYVKADDLPPIYRLNLVIKIKAKYTRQKEERIASLKRIKGSELSLLEQYQTNNSLYQEYKKFKIDTAIFYATQNLEVAKKLKNKDLSVITQLQLSNLYSSLGKFLESENILTHINRNQLSAPQLFGYYEAQIEFYEHYATNNYSETYVKLIKVYRDSLLTVLEPKSIHYQINLAEKNIYQHNLFAAQSSLLKLLPSTKKNTADYAMVTYLLAYSYQLQHRNNLAMNYYALSAITDVQMANKDNASIQNLALIFYEIGDIDNAFKYTKSAIEDAIFCNVKFRTLRMSELYTIINTSYLEKEANQKGKLQLYLVLISLLSVILILAVIYVYQQMKKVSRIKEKLHITSQQLAKLNHELSKNNVELSDINSQLSEANQVKEAYIAQFFDLCSTYINKLEDYRKALNKKANEKHLDELFKMLRSTTVVDNELEELYKVFDSIFLNLYPNFVSDFNALLIPESQVTVKPGELLNTELRIFALIRLGITDSVQIAAFLRYSLSTIYNYRTKARNKASVSRNDFEKQVTKIGMLPIAM; this comes from the coding sequence GTGAAAATTAGCTTGACTTTAATCTCGTTTTTTATACTTAATATAGCCTATGTTAAAGCGGATGACCTACCGCCAATATATAGGCTTAATCTGGTAATTAAAATTAAAGCTAAATACACCCGACAAAAAGAAGAAAGAATAGCCTCATTAAAAAGGATTAAAGGGTCAGAATTAAGCTTGCTTGAGCAATACCAAACAAACAATAGCCTGTATCAGGAATATAAAAAGTTTAAAATAGATACAGCTATATTTTATGCAACTCAAAACTTAGAAGTAGCAAAAAAGTTAAAAAATAAAGATTTAAGTGTAATTACTCAATTGCAACTGTCCAATCTATATTCATCGTTGGGGAAGTTTTTAGAATCGGAAAACATCCTGACCCACATAAATAGAAACCAGCTTTCAGCCCCGCAGCTTTTCGGTTATTACGAAGCTCAAATAGAGTTTTATGAGCATTATGCAACTAACAATTATAGTGAAACTTATGTAAAGCTTATTAAAGTATATCGCGATTCTTTATTAACTGTACTTGAGCCAAAGTCAATTCATTATCAAATAAATCTAGCTGAAAAAAACATCTATCAACATAATTTATTTGCTGCACAAAGCTCATTACTAAAGCTTTTACCATCAACAAAGAAAAATACGGCCGATTACGCCATGGTTACTTATCTACTGGCTTACAGTTATCAGTTACAGCATCGTAATAACTTGGCAATGAACTATTATGCTCTGTCTGCAATTACCGATGTGCAAATGGCTAATAAAGATAATGCTTCAATACAGAATTTGGCTTTAATCTTTTATGAAATAGGGGATATAGATAATGCGTTCAAGTACACCAAGTCAGCTATCGAAGATGCTATTTTTTGTAATGTCAAATTTCGCACATTGCGCATGTCGGAGTTATATACAATCATTAATACTTCATATCTGGAAAAGGAAGCTAATCAAAAAGGTAAATTACAATTATACCTGGTGCTAATTAGTTTATTATCAGTTATCCTTATTCTGGCTGTTATTTATGTGTATCAGCAGATGAAAAAAGTATCGCGTATTAAAGAAAAACTACATATAACTAGTCAGCAATTAGCAAAACTTAATCACGAGCTTAGTAAAAACAATGTAGAATTAAGCGATATAAATTCTCAACTATCAGAAGCTAACCAGGTAAAAGAGGCTTACATTGCCCAGTTCTTTGACTTATGTTCCACTTACATTAACAAGCTGGAAGATTATCGAAAGGCGTTAAATAAAAAAGCTAATGAGAAGCATTTAGATGAGCTGTTTAAAATGCTGCGCTCAACTACTGTGGTGGATAATGAACTGGAAGAACTATATAAGGTTTTTGATAGTATTTTTTTGAATTTGTATCCAAATTTTGTCAGTGACTTTAATGCTTTGCTCATTCCTGAATCACAGGTAACTGTTAAGCCAGGTGAGTTGCTTAATACAGAATTGCGCATATTCGCACTTATACGATTGGGGATTACTGATAGTGTGCAAATTGCGGCATTCTTGCGTTATTCATTAAGCACCATTTACAACTACCGTACGAAGGCCCGCAACAAGGCTTCCGTATCGCGTAACGACTTTGAAAAACAAGTGACAAAAATTGGTATGCTACCTATTGCTATGTAG